One stretch of Dyella jiangningensis DNA includes these proteins:
- a CDS encoding WD40/YVTN/BNR-like repeat-containing protein gives MLKRHALCPVIVIAGLLLAGANPVRAANAAGGPGSSVLDSLEWRQVGPFRGGWATQAVGVSTQLNTFYMGTAGGGVWKTGDAGRTWQSLFDEQPASPVGALAVAPSDPNVIYVGTGEVAARYDVGAGNGVYRSVDGGKRWQHMGLDETRHIGAILVDPQHPDTVLVGALGHYYGPNQERGVFRSTDGGKTWKQTLFIDADTGVVDLAADPDHPNIIYAAAWQVRNYPWLSYFQPNAGPGSGLYRSSDGGISWKRISGHGWPSDTLARIGIATAGHGRVYAVVNDATTKSESGLFRSDDDGATWHATSHESWLANDYFSRITVDPDNRDRIYSAGQSIRRSDDGGQHWTVFKGAPGGDDYHYVWIDPKNTQRMITASDQGAVISLNGGKSWSSWYNQPTGQFYHLSADQQFPYWIYSGQQDSGTVGIASRSDYGSITYRDWRPVGGDERDYDLPYPGDPNIVFGSGLGGRVSRWDRRTGAVQNVTPWPVNSYGERPTDFKYHYTWITPIAFSAQAPYALYLGAQVLFRSTDQGRHWDVISPELNARKNGATHCDGSPTTAQARDCGYGVIYSIAPSPRNNDEIWIGTDDGLIQLTRDGGKSWHNITPKGLPEWAQVSSLDVSSLQAGTAYAAVDNHRQDDFNPHAWRTRDYGASWTDIAAGLPAGSFVSVVRADPTRAGLLYAGTDRGAFVSFDNGTHWQSLQRNLPTAWVRDLLVHGNDLIAATQGRAIWILDDVTPLRQATADTERAAAHLYTPATALRVRANQNKDTPLPPETPVGKNPPSGAVIDYRLAANAKGPVTLDILDRDGKLVRQFSSADKPPTLDAERYFADGWVKPQPALSAKAGAHRFVWDLRYPRPQAIEYGYSIAATWDSDTPVTPEGPLVLPGNYQMVLHVDGKSYRAPLIVALDPREQTSQDELAAGLTYSRHMAVVLQRVWQGYGEVEAVRDQLEALDHKLGKSAANKALLASVDSLQSKTTPLVEGAGETSLNLHAISDALAAIATDVEGADHAPTDGQHEALAHYQASVDQALAQWNAMRTTDLAKLNKQLHEAGLAEIIVPGDGAAGSGRTLQDVQAD, from the coding sequence ATGTTGAAACGCCATGCGCTTTGCCCCGTCATCGTGATCGCCGGCCTTTTGCTGGCCGGCGCCAACCCAGTCCGGGCCGCCAACGCCGCTGGAGGGCCGGGTTCGAGCGTGCTCGATTCGCTTGAATGGCGGCAGGTAGGACCGTTTCGAGGCGGCTGGGCGACCCAGGCGGTCGGTGTGTCAACGCAGCTCAACACGTTTTACATGGGCACGGCCGGAGGCGGCGTGTGGAAGACCGGCGATGCCGGGCGCACCTGGCAATCGCTATTCGACGAACAACCGGCCTCACCCGTCGGCGCGCTGGCCGTAGCGCCGTCCGATCCAAACGTCATCTACGTGGGTACCGGCGAAGTGGCTGCCCGCTACGACGTCGGTGCAGGCAACGGCGTGTATCGCTCGGTGGATGGCGGCAAACGCTGGCAGCACATGGGCCTGGATGAGACTCGCCACATCGGCGCCATCCTGGTCGATCCCCAGCATCCCGATACCGTGCTGGTAGGAGCCCTCGGCCACTACTACGGGCCGAACCAGGAACGCGGCGTGTTCCGCTCCACCGACGGGGGCAAGACCTGGAAACAGACACTCTTCATCGATGCCGATACGGGCGTGGTCGATCTGGCCGCCGATCCCGATCATCCCAACATCATTTATGCCGCGGCCTGGCAAGTACGCAACTATCCGTGGCTGTCGTATTTCCAGCCCAACGCCGGGCCGGGCAGCGGGCTCTACCGCTCCAGCGACGGCGGTATCAGCTGGAAGCGCATCAGTGGACATGGCTGGCCCAGCGACACGCTCGCACGCATTGGCATCGCGACGGCGGGTCATGGTCGCGTCTATGCCGTGGTCAACGATGCGACGACGAAAAGCGAGAGCGGGCTGTTCCGATCGGATGACGACGGCGCGACGTGGCACGCGACCAGTCACGAAAGCTGGCTCGCCAACGACTACTTCAGCCGCATCACCGTCGATCCCGACAACCGCGACCGCATCTACTCCGCCGGACAATCGATCCGCCGTTCCGATGACGGCGGTCAGCACTGGACGGTCTTCAAGGGCGCGCCCGGTGGCGACGATTACCACTACGTGTGGATCGACCCGAAAAATACGCAGCGGATGATTACCGCCAGCGACCAGGGTGCGGTGATCAGCCTCAATGGCGGCAAGAGCTGGAGCAGCTGGTACAACCAACCCACCGGCCAGTTCTACCACCTCAGCGCCGATCAGCAGTTTCCGTACTGGATTTATTCCGGCCAGCAGGACTCGGGCACCGTCGGCATCGCCAGTCGCAGCGACTATGGCTCGATCACCTACCGCGACTGGCGTCCGGTCGGCGGCGACGAGCGCGACTACGACCTGCCCTATCCGGGCGACCCCAACATCGTGTTCGGCTCCGGCCTCGGTGGGCGCGTATCGCGCTGGGATCGACGCACGGGCGCGGTGCAAAACGTCACGCCATGGCCGGTCAACAGCTATGGCGAGCGCCCGACCGACTTCAAATACCACTACACGTGGATCACCCCGATCGCGTTCTCGGCACAGGCTCCCTACGCCCTATACCTGGGTGCGCAGGTGCTGTTCCGCAGTACCGACCAGGGCCGGCACTGGGATGTGATCAGTCCCGAGTTGAATGCCAGGAAGAATGGCGCAACGCATTGCGACGGATCTCCCACCACGGCACAAGCGCGGGACTGCGGTTATGGCGTGATCTATAGCATCGCGCCGTCGCCTCGGAACAATGACGAAATCTGGATCGGTACCGACGACGGCCTCATCCAGCTCACCCGGGACGGCGGCAAGAGCTGGCACAACATCACTCCGAAAGGCCTGCCCGAGTGGGCCCAGGTCAGCTCACTGGATGTCTCGTCGCTGCAAGCGGGCACCGCCTATGCCGCCGTGGACAATCACCGCCAGGACGATTTCAATCCGCACGCCTGGCGCACGCGGGACTACGGCGCCAGCTGGACCGACATCGCCGCGGGACTACCGGCAGGCAGCTTCGTCAGCGTCGTGCGCGCGGACCCCACGCGCGCCGGACTGCTCTATGCGGGCACCGATCGCGGCGCCTTTGTTTCGTTCGATAACGGCACGCACTGGCAATCGCTGCAACGCAACCTGCCGACCGCCTGGGTTCGCGACCTGCTCGTGCACGGCAATGATTTGATCGCCGCCACTCAAGGCCGCGCGATCTGGATTCTCGACGACGTGACGCCCTTGCGCCAGGCGACCGCCGACACCGAGCGCGCCGCGGCGCACCTCTATACACCGGCAACCGCACTGCGCGTGCGGGCAAACCAGAACAAGGACACGCCACTGCCGCCCGAAACACCGGTTGGCAAGAATCCACCTAGCGGCGCGGTGATCGACTACCGGCTCGCCGCCAACGCCAAGGGACCCGTCACACTCGACATCCTCGACCGCGACGGCAAACTCGTGCGCCAGTTCTCCAGCGCCGACAAGCCACCGACGCTCGACGCCGAACGGTACTTCGCTGACGGCTGGGTGAAGCCGCAGCCCGCGCTGTCCGCGAAGGCCGGTGCCCATCGCTTTGTATGGGATCTGCGCTATCCGCGCCCGCAGGCGATCGAGTACGGCTACAGCATCGCCGCGACCTGGGATTCGGACACGCCGGTGACACCGGAAGGGCCGCTGGTCTTGCCGGGCAACTATCAAATGGTGCTTCACGTGGACGGCAAGTCGTATCGCGCGCCGCTGATCGTTGCCTTGGACCCCCGCGAACAGACCAGCCAGGACGAACTGGCCGCCGGGCTCACCTACTCACGCCACATGGCGGTTGTGCTTCAACGCGTATGGCAAGGCTACGGCGAAGTGGAAGCCGTGCGCGATCAACTGGAGGCGCTGGATCACAAGCTCGGCAAGAGTGCCGCGAACAAAGCGCTGCTCGCCAGCGTGGATTCGCTGCAGTCGAAAACCACGCCACTGGTCGAGGGTGCGGGCGAGACATCCCTCAACCTGCACGCGATCAGCGATGCACTCGCCGCGATCGCGACCGACGTCGAAGGCGCCGACCACGCGCCGACCGACGGTCAACACGAGGCGCTCGCCCACTACCAGGCCAGCGTCGATCAGGCACTCGCTCAATGGAATGCCATGCGCACCACCGATCTGGCGAAGCTCAACAAGCAACTGCACGAGGCGGGTCTCGCCGAAATCATCGTGCCCGGTGACGGCGCAGCCGGTTCCGGGCGCACGCTTCAGGATGTTCAGGCTGACTGA
- a CDS encoding PQQ-dependent sugar dehydrogenase: MMKLTGGILLAALLASAAHAQTNAGEQKSDPNLPFTITKVASFDLPWRIAFLPDGRMLVTEKVGRVDLVTPQGAKTEIEGVPPSYVKGQDGMLGVFLSPHYATDHAVYLTYVAPGDYGGGVVLGRGRLVLDGKQPRLDDFQVLWRQMPTGMGGQPGGQIAFSPDGKYLFLTLGDRQRFTPAQDPDQPAGKILRLTLDGKPAPGNPWAGKVGARTISLIDLAADTEKAKTAPVVSTYTFPGPNLTPAETWTTGHRTPYGLAFGPDGRLWELEHGPSGGDELNLIQPGKNYGWPLVSYGKNYNGVPIPSPDTRPDLAKPVIYWTPVIAPGNLMFYKGNLFPQWKGSALLSGLVSLGIVRVTFDGKGGATEIQRWSVGKRIRDIEEAPDGSLWMLEDAQPGGLYHLMPK; encoded by the coding sequence ATGATGAAGCTGACTGGCGGGATCCTTCTTGCAGCACTGCTGGCAAGCGCTGCCCATGCGCAGACCAATGCAGGCGAACAGAAATCCGATCCCAACCTTCCCTTCACCATCACCAAGGTGGCGAGCTTCGATCTGCCTTGGCGCATCGCGTTCCTGCCCGATGGCCGCATGCTGGTGACCGAGAAGGTCGGGCGCGTCGACCTGGTTACGCCGCAGGGCGCCAAGACCGAGATCGAAGGTGTTCCGCCCAGCTATGTCAAAGGTCAGGACGGCATGCTGGGCGTCTTCCTCTCGCCTCATTACGCCACCGACCACGCGGTGTATCTCACTTATGTCGCGCCGGGTGACTATGGCGGCGGCGTGGTGCTGGGCCGGGGTCGGCTCGTGCTGGATGGCAAGCAGCCCCGGCTGGACGACTTTCAGGTGTTGTGGCGCCAGATGCCCACGGGCATGGGCGGCCAGCCCGGCGGTCAGATCGCCTTCTCACCGGACGGCAAGTACCTCTTCCTCACGCTGGGCGACCGGCAGCGCTTCACCCCGGCGCAGGATCCCGACCAACCGGCAGGCAAGATCCTGCGGCTGACGCTGGATGGCAAACCCGCGCCGGGCAATCCATGGGCGGGCAAGGTCGGCGCTCGCACCATTTCGCTGATCGACCTGGCGGCCGATACCGAGAAAGCCAAGACGGCGCCGGTGGTCAGCACCTATACGTTCCCGGGTCCCAACCTGACGCCGGCCGAAACCTGGACCACCGGCCACCGCACACCTTATGGCCTGGCCTTTGGTCCCGATGGTCGACTGTGGGAACTTGAGCATGGCCCGTCCGGCGGCGACGAGCTGAACCTGATCCAGCCCGGCAAGAATTACGGCTGGCCACTGGTCTCGTATGGCAAGAACTATAACGGCGTACCCATTCCAAGCCCGGATACGCGGCCCGATCTCGCCAAGCCAGTGATCTATTGGACGCCGGTGATCGCGCCGGGCAACCTCATGTTCTACAAGGGCAACCTGTTCCCGCAGTGGAAGGGTAGCGCCTTGCTCAGCGGACTGGTCAGCCTGGGCATTGTTCGCGTCACGTTTGATGGCAAAGGTGGCGCCACTGAGATCCAGCGCTGGAGTGTCGGCAAACGCATCCGTGATATCGAAGAGGCACCGGATGGCTCACTCTGGATGCTGGAGGACGCCCAGCCCGGCGGCCTGTATCACCTCATGCCGAAATGA
- a CDS encoding TonB-dependent receptor family protein has product MPHHTARPLVLALSLASMTALAQQAPDTPVEHAQGSPKPATNLPAVEVKAQSWRQTLKAKLEHMLAEVDGTLITVTKKTTVTHLDQQPTVIGNNLDQLLARSPGIQVSQQPTPTQFNLSYRGLGNPQESEYVLVMQDGIPLESDWIGFPTLYAMPLTQGLASVELIRGGSSLLYGPEPAPVLNLVSRRPAADAPLSFTTEQVVGNRGLYSTYNVLEGSSGRWSYRVDAGYVGSDGTRPNADSQMRQADLYLAYRPTAQQQWWLDLHVIDAASGDAGRLSYPQWQANPRATPTPYNRDWVDRDQLVLGHSREFGDGWLFTGKLWFAYQDLASRAANGALPPQPPPSTTTLQDEQFRSSGVDLRLRKRWGQGNAFTVGTTLFDGDDPFRQWTSTDLYVDRDDRSGTPRLVQARSSHYASVFAENVFRLPHRFHIVPSVRLEHERVAVEETVKPPFLRRPLINEADARTVPLFGLGIGNDFGHGNETYFNVSQGWRPLRYFDMASPFANIVPGHAPDPSKSLSWEAGVHGVPVTGLYYDVSVFWIDFKNRIEAQHINATDVIEVNTGDTRSRGLEGQLNYDFFARTTLADRGEHLEGFLNASLLNARFTASAIPGQVGKIPAYAPRYLLKAGVTWRVEERVKLSLTAVSSAAQYWQDSNQPLGSGNTYLPARIPAYTVLDLASDWQLNRTVKLLAGVSNLTDRQYYSRVWQTGLEPAAGRTWYTGVKLTL; this is encoded by the coding sequence ATGCCTCATCACACCGCCCGGCCGCTGGTCCTGGCCCTGTCCCTGGCTTCCATGACCGCACTGGCGCAACAGGCGCCCGATACGCCCGTCGAGCATGCCCAGGGCTCGCCGAAGCCGGCGACCAATCTTCCGGCCGTCGAAGTCAAAGCCCAGAGCTGGCGACAGACCCTCAAGGCCAAGCTCGAGCACATGCTGGCCGAAGTCGACGGCACCCTGATCACCGTGACCAAGAAGACCACGGTGACGCACCTGGACCAGCAGCCCACGGTGATAGGCAATAACCTCGATCAGCTGCTGGCACGCAGTCCCGGCATCCAGGTATCCCAGCAGCCCACCCCGACCCAGTTCAACCTGAGCTATCGGGGCCTCGGCAATCCGCAAGAATCCGAATACGTGCTGGTGATGCAGGACGGCATTCCGTTGGAAAGCGACTGGATCGGCTTCCCTACCCTGTATGCCATGCCGCTTACCCAGGGCCTGGCCTCGGTGGAGCTGATCCGTGGCGGCTCCAGCCTGTTGTATGGGCCCGAACCCGCACCCGTGCTCAACCTGGTGTCGCGCCGCCCGGCTGCCGACGCGCCGTTGTCGTTCACGACCGAGCAAGTGGTGGGCAACCGCGGCTTGTACTCGACCTACAACGTGCTCGAAGGCAGCAGCGGGCGCTGGAGCTACCGCGTCGACGCCGGCTATGTCGGCAGCGACGGCACCCGTCCCAACGCGGACTCGCAGATGCGCCAGGCGGATCTCTACCTCGCCTACCGCCCGACTGCGCAGCAGCAGTGGTGGCTGGACCTGCACGTGATCGATGCGGCCTCCGGCGATGCCGGGCGGCTGAGCTATCCGCAATGGCAGGCCAACCCGCGGGCGACGCCTACGCCATACAACCGGGACTGGGTCGATCGCGACCAACTGGTGCTGGGGCATAGTCGCGAGTTCGGCGATGGCTGGCTGTTCACCGGCAAGCTGTGGTTCGCCTATCAGGACCTCGCCAGTCGTGCGGCCAACGGCGCGCTGCCGCCTCAGCCGCCACCGTCCACCACCACGCTCCAGGACGAGCAATTCCGCAGCAGCGGCGTGGATCTGCGCCTGCGCAAGCGCTGGGGCCAGGGCAATGCCTTCACCGTCGGCACCACCTTGTTCGACGGCGACGATCCGTTCCGGCAGTGGACCAGCACGGACCTCTACGTCGACCGCGACGACCGCAGCGGCACGCCACGGCTGGTGCAGGCGCGCAGCTCGCATTACGCCTCGGTGTTCGCCGAGAACGTGTTCCGTTTGCCGCACCGCTTCCATATCGTCCCCTCGGTGCGACTGGAGCACGAACGGGTAGCAGTGGAGGAAACCGTCAAGCCGCCCTTCCTCCGCCGTCCGCTGATCAACGAGGCGGATGCGCGCACGGTGCCGCTGTTCGGGCTGGGCATCGGCAACGATTTTGGCCACGGCAACGAGACCTATTTCAACGTGTCGCAGGGCTGGCGGCCGCTGCGCTACTTCGACATGGCCTCGCCGTTCGCCAATATCGTGCCGGGGCATGCGCCTGACCCGTCCAAATCGCTGTCCTGGGAAGCCGGCGTACACGGCGTGCCCGTCACCGGCCTCTACTACGACGTGAGCGTGTTCTGGATCGACTTCAAGAACCGCATCGAGGCGCAGCACATCAACGCCACCGACGTGATCGAGGTGAATACCGGCGACACCCGCAGCCGCGGCTTGGAGGGGCAGCTCAACTACGACTTCTTCGCGCGTACCACGCTGGCTGATCGCGGTGAGCACCTGGAGGGCTTCCTCAATGCCAGCCTGTTGAATGCCCGTTTCACCGCCAGCGCCATCCCGGGACAGGTCGGCAAGATACCCGCCTACGCGCCGCGCTATCTGCTGAAGGCCGGCGTGACCTGGCGCGTCGAGGAGCGCGTCAAGCTCAGTCTGACGGCGGTGTCCTCGGCCGCGCAGTATTGGCAGGATTCCAATCAGCCGCTGGGCAGCGGCAACACTTATCTGCCGGCGCGAATTCCCGCCTATACCGTGCTGGATCTCGCGAGCGACTGGCAGCTCAATCGCACCGTCAAGCTGCTGGCGGGTGTCAGCAATCTCACCGATCGGCAGTATTACAGCCGGGTGTGGCAGACGGGACTGGAGCCGGCGGCAGGACGCACCTGGTATACCGGCGTGAAGCTCACCCTGTGA
- a CDS encoding DUF969 domain-containing protein: MLVLIGVAIVVIGFALRFNALLVVTVAGLATGLAGGLGLVDIVSAFGKAFTENRYMGLIWLTLPVIALLERNGLKEQARRMIGRVRAATAGRVLMLYFVIRQVTAALGLTSLGGHAQMVRPLIAPMAEAAAANRHGELSEAVRQQIRANASAVDNIAVFFGEDIFIAIQSILLIKGFLEQNGIIVEPLQVSVWAIPTAIAALLIHCTRLSLFDSRLARTFAAPVKKDPR, encoded by the coding sequence ATGCTGGTTCTGATTGGTGTGGCGATCGTCGTGATCGGCTTCGCGCTTCGCTTCAATGCGCTGCTGGTGGTGACGGTCGCCGGCCTCGCGACCGGGCTCGCCGGTGGCCTGGGTCTCGTCGACATCGTCAGCGCATTCGGCAAGGCGTTCACCGAAAACCGCTACATGGGGCTGATCTGGCTGACGCTTCCGGTGATTGCGCTGCTCGAACGCAATGGACTCAAGGAACAGGCGCGGCGGATGATCGGACGAGTACGCGCGGCCACGGCGGGCCGCGTGCTGATGCTGTACTTCGTGATTCGCCAGGTCACCGCCGCACTCGGCCTCACGTCGCTCGGCGGCCACGCGCAGATGGTGCGGCCGCTGATCGCACCGATGGCGGAGGCCGCGGCCGCAAACCGGCACGGTGAGTTATCGGAAGCCGTGCGCCAACAGATTCGTGCGAACGCATCCGCCGTGGATAACATCGCGGTGTTCTTCGGCGAGGACATCTTCATCGCCATCCAGTCGATCCTGCTGATCAAGGGCTTTCTCGAACAGAACGGCATCATCGTGGAGCCGCTGCAGGTATCGGTGTGGGCCATTCCCACCGCGATCGCGGCACTCCTTATCCACTGCACGCGGCTCTCCCTGTTCGATAGCCGGCTCGCGCGGACCTTCGCGGCACCCGTGAAGAAGGATCCGCGATGA
- a CDS encoding HigA family addiction module antitoxin, protein MELIQLSPRMDVDPSLQLRSPGEVLLLDYMLPATMNHQQLARRTGIRAPHLREFLTDTRPMTPRQAIRLALVLDTSPFYWLVLQARYGLAREAQRANSFIR, encoded by the coding sequence ATGGAACTGATCCAACTCTCGCCACGCATGGACGTGGATCCTTCACTGCAACTGCGCTCCCCCGGCGAGGTGCTGCTGCTCGACTACATGCTTCCGGCCACGATGAATCACCAGCAACTCGCTCGACGTACAGGTATCCGTGCGCCACATCTCAGGGAGTTCCTCACCGATACCCGCCCCATGACTCCCCGGCAAGCCATACGGCTTGCACTCGTGCTGGATACGTCACCGTTCTATTGGCTGGTGCTGCAGGCGCGCTACGGGCTGGCTCGCGAGGCGCAACGCGCCAACTCATTCATTCGTTAG